In Phocoena phocoena chromosome 3, mPhoPho1.1, whole genome shotgun sequence, a single window of DNA contains:
- the PGLYRP2 gene encoding N-acetylmuramoyl-L-alanine amidase yields MPHQGHSQTKQTLGKLDTSPGNWKPTMVVQAILWILYGLLLQPEPGTATLPLLMDSVIQALAELEQKAPATEAGHTASAWLLSAQDSCAHNPLQHFLLEEQSLKTTMLDPPSLSPELQGLTMEVARHGVWDGKECGVVLASDGSTVAVEPLLAGLEAGLQGNRVVNLPLDSTDTPPDADVTFPDFGATVPDVRATSPGLRDTSSDVTWADVGAVSPNVRATDLDVQVTSPDVQASSADTKAKFPTTVDSLLVVTLARDLGLNFLQGPQTWSHSLGTEGCWDQLSLPRTFTLLDPEASTLTTAFLNGALDGALLGDYLSRSPEPRPPLSHLLSQYYGAGVAGDPGFRSNFRRQNGAALTPTPILTQQVWGALILLQRLEPAHPHLQGMSQEQLAQVATHATKEFTEAFLGCPAIHPRCRWGAAPYQGRPTPLQLPLGFLYVHHTYMPASPCTDFERCAADMRSMQRFHQYTRGWDDIGYSFVVGSDGYVYEGRGWHWVGAHTLGHNSRGFGVALIGNYTAELPAEAALRAVRDELPRCAVRAGFLRPGYALLGHRQLVRTDCPGDALFNQLRTWPHFDKNVKPRTARRASRRSRRASR; encoded by the exons ATGCCACATCAAGGTCATTCCCAGACCAAGCAGACATTAG GTAAACTGGATACTTCCCCTGGAAACTGGAAGCCCACAATGGTGGTCCAGGCTATCCTATGGATCCTGTACGGATTGCTGCTGCAGCCGGAGCCAGGCACAG CGACCCTGCCCCTGCTCATGGACTCTGTCATCCAGGCACTGGCTGAGCTCGAGCAGAAGGCACCAGCCACCGAGGCTGGCCACACTGCCTCTGCATGGCTGCTGTCAGCCCAGGACTCTTGTGCCCACAACCCTCTCCAACACTTCTTGCTGGAGGAACAGAGTCTCAAGACCACCATGCTGGATCCTCCTTCACTGAGCCCAGAGCTTCAAGGCCTGACCATGGAGGTGGCGAGACATGGTGTGTGGGACGGGAAGGAATGCGGGGTGGTGCTGGCGTCCGATGGCTCAACCGTGGCTGTGGAGCCTCTTCTGGCAGGGCTGGAGGCAGGGCTGCAGGGGAACAGGGTCGTAAACCTGCCTTTAGACAGCACGGACACCCCTCCGGATGCTGACGTCACCTTTCCTGACTTTGGAGCCACGGTTCCTGATGTAAGAGCCACCTCCCCAGGACTCAGGGATACCTCTTCAGATGTCACCTGGGCAGATGTCGGAGCTGTGTCTCCAAATGTTAGAGCCACAGATCTAGATGTCCAAGTCACCTCTCCAGATGTCCAAGCCTCCTCAGCAGATACCAAAGCCAAGTTCCCAACCACTGTGGACAGCCTCCTAGTGGTCACCCTGGCCAGAGACCTGGGCCTGAACTTCCTCCAGGGCCCTCAGACCTGGAGCCATTCACTGGGAACGGAGGGTTGCTGGGACCAGCTCTCTCTTCCCCGGACCTTCACGCTCCTGGACCCTGAAGCATCAACCCTCACCACGGCCTTCCTCAATGGTGCCCTGGATGGGGCCCTCCTTGGAGACTACCTGAGCCGGTCCCCTGAGCCCCGGCCACCCCTCAGCCACCTGCTGAGCCAGTACTATGGAGCCGGGGTAGCGGGAGACCCAGGATTTCGCAGCAACTTCCGACGGCAGAACGGAGCTGCTCTGACTCCAACTCCCATTCTGACCCAGCAGGTATGGGGGGCCCTCATCCTGCTGCAGAGACTGGAGCCAGCACACCCTCACCTTCAGGGTATGAGCCAAGAACAGCTGGCACAGGTGGCCACCCACGCTACCAAGGAGTTCACTGAGGCCTTCCTAG GGTGTCCAGCCATCCACCCACGTTGCCGCTGGGGCGCGGCCCCGTACCAGGGCCGTCCGACGCCGCTGCAGCTGCCGCTCGGGTTCTTGTATGTACACCACACATACATGCCCGCGTCACCCTGCACGGACTTTGAGCGCTGCGCCGCCGACATGCGCTCTATGCAGCGCTTCCACCAGTATACTCGCGGCTGGGACGACATAGGCTACAG TTTCGTGGTGGGCTCAGACGGCTACGTGTACGAGGGCCGCGGCTGGCACTGGGTGGGTGCGCACACACTCGGCCACAACTCCCGCGGCTTCGGTGTGGCCTTGATAGGCAATTACACTGCGGAGCTGCCCGCAGAGGCCGCGCTGCGCGCGGTGCGCGACGAGCTCCCGCGCTGCGCTGTGCGCGCCGGCTTCCTGCGGCCAGGCTACGCGCTGCTCGGCCACCGCCAGCTCGTGCGCACTGACTGCCCTGGCGACGCGCTCTTCAACCAGCTGCGCACCTGGCCGCACTTCGACAAG AATGTGAAACCAAGAACTGCCAGGAGGGCCTCTAGGAGATCCAGGAGGGCCTCTAGGTGA